Proteins from a genomic interval of Phalacrocorax aristotelis chromosome 3, bGulAri2.1, whole genome shotgun sequence:
- the LIN9 gene encoding protein lin-9 homolog isoform X8, translating to MPFRNSKRSRLFCEEDDRQINTRSPKRNQKVAMVPQKFNTTMPTPDKKASQKIGLRLRNLLKLPKAHKWCIYEWFYSNIDKPLFEGDNDFCVCLKESFPNLKTRKLTRVEWGKIRRLMGKPRRCSSAFFEEERSALKQKRQKIRLLQQRKVADISQFKDLPEEIPLPLVIGTKVTARLRGVHDGLFTGQIDAVDTLNATYRVTFDRAGLGTHTVPDYEVLSNEPHETMPIAAFGQKQRPSRFFMTPPRLNYAPSLQSPITDSDPLLGQSSWKNKISGTDSETLGGFPVEFLIQVTRLSKILMIKKEHIKQLREMNTEAEKLKSYSMPIGIEFQRRYATIVLDLEQLNKDLNKVLHKVQQYCYELAPDQGLQPADQPTDLRRRCEEEAQEIVRQANSSTTGQLCVESENLTDLISRLTAILLQIKCLAEGGDLNSFEFKSLTDSLNDIKNSIDSSNISCFQNNVEIHVAHIQSGLSQMGNLHAFAANNTNRD from the exons ATG CCCTTCAGAAATTCAAAACGGAGTCGACTCTTCTGTGAAGAAGATGACAGACAAATAAACACAAGGTCACccaaaagaaatcagaaggTTGCGATGGTTCCACAG AAGTTTAATACAACAATGCCAACACCAGACAAGAAAGCATCACAGAAGATTGGTTTACGGCTTCGTAATCTGCTCAAACTTCCCAAAGCTCACAAGTGGTGTATATATGAATGGTTCTATTCAAATATAGATAA ACCACTATTTGAAGGAGATAATGACTTCTGTGTATGCCTGAAAGAATCTTTTCCAAatttgaaaaccagaaaattgaCAAGAGTAGAGTGGGGGAAAATCAGACGATTAATGGGAAAACCACggag GTGTTCCTctgcattctttgaagaagaaagatCAGCATTAAAACAGAAACGACAGAAAATCAGACTTTTGCAGCAGCGGAAAGTTGCAGATATTTCACAGTTCAAAGATCTTCCAGAAGAAATTCCATTACCACTTGTAATAGGAACAAAAGTTACAG cacGTTTGCGAGGTGTCCATGATGGGCTATTCACTGGACAAATAGATGCTGTAGACACTCTTAATGCCACATACAGAGTGACTTTTGACAGGGCAGGTCTTGGAACACACACAGTCCCAGATTATGAAGTTCTT AGCAATGAGCCTCATGAAACCATGCCAATTGCTGCCTTTGGACAGAAACAACGGCCTTCGAGGTTCTTTATGACCCCTCCCCGATTGAATTATGCACCTTCACTCCAGTCTCCAATTACa GACAGTGATCCATTATTAGGACAATCttcatggaaaaacaaaatttcaggcACAGATAGTGAAACACTAGGAGGCTTTCCAGTAGAATTCCTCATTCAAGTG ACCAGGTTATCGAAAATCCTTATGATCAAGAAGGAACACATCAAACAATTGAGAGAGATGaatacagaagcagaaaagctg aaatcatACTCTATGCCAATAGGCATCGAGTTTCAGAGGAGGTACGCAACTATTGTTCTAGATCTTGAACAACTAAACAAAGACTTAAACAAAGTTTTGCATAAAGTTCAGCAGTATTGTTATGAG CTTGCTCCTGACCAAGGCCTCCAGCCTGCCGACCAACCGACAGATCTGAGGCGTAGGTGTGAAGAGGAGGCTCAGGAGATCGTCAGGCAAGCAAATTCCTCAACGACAGGACAGCTTTGTGTTGAGAGTGAAAATTTAACTGATCTTATCTCTAGACTTACAGCAATATTACTGCAAATTAAG TGTCTAGCAGAAGGAGGTGATCTGAATTCCTTTGAATTTAAATCACTAACAGATTCGTTAAATGACATTAAGAATTCAATAGACTCCTCAAATATCAG tTGTTTTCAGAATAACGTTGAGATCCATGTTGCACATATTCAGAGTGGTCTGAGCCAGATGGGAAATTTACATGCTTTTGCAGCTAATAACACCAACAGagactga
- the LIN9 gene encoding protein lin-9 homolog isoform X9: MVPQKFNTTMPTPDKKASQKIGLRLRNLLKLPKAHKWCIYEWFYSNIDKPLFEGDNDFCVCLKESFPNLKTRKLTRVEWGKIRRLMGKPRRCSSAFFEEERSALKQKRQKIRLLQQRKVADISQFKDLPEEIPLPLVIGTKVTARLRGVHDGLFTGQIDAVDTLNATYRVTFDRAGLGTHTVPDYEVLSNEPHETMPIAAFGQKQRPSRFFMTPPRLNYAPSLQSPITDSDPLLGQSSWKNKISGTDSETLGGFPVEFLIQVVLLQERTQRAGPRSRAQLRTGCEKRYGKTRLSKILMIKKEHIKQLREMNTEAEKLKSYSMPIGIEFQRRYATIVLDLEQLNKDLNKVLHKVQQYCYELAPDQGLQPADQPTDLRRRCEEEAQEIVRQANSSTTGQLCVESENLTDLISRLTAILLQIKCLAEGGDLNSFEFKSLTDSLNDIKNSIDSSNISCFQNNVEIHVAHIQSGLSQMGNLHAFAANNTNRD, translated from the exons ATGGTTCCACAG AAGTTTAATACAACAATGCCAACACCAGACAAGAAAGCATCACAGAAGATTGGTTTACGGCTTCGTAATCTGCTCAAACTTCCCAAAGCTCACAAGTGGTGTATATATGAATGGTTCTATTCAAATATAGATAA ACCACTATTTGAAGGAGATAATGACTTCTGTGTATGCCTGAAAGAATCTTTTCCAAatttgaaaaccagaaaattgaCAAGAGTAGAGTGGGGGAAAATCAGACGATTAATGGGAAAACCACggag GTGTTCCTctgcattctttgaagaagaaagatCAGCATTAAAACAGAAACGACAGAAAATCAGACTTTTGCAGCAGCGGAAAGTTGCAGATATTTCACAGTTCAAAGATCTTCCAGAAGAAATTCCATTACCACTTGTAATAGGAACAAAAGTTACAG cacGTTTGCGAGGTGTCCATGATGGGCTATTCACTGGACAAATAGATGCTGTAGACACTCTTAATGCCACATACAGAGTGACTTTTGACAGGGCAGGTCTTGGAACACACACAGTCCCAGATTATGAAGTTCTT AGCAATGAGCCTCATGAAACCATGCCAATTGCTGCCTTTGGACAGAAACAACGGCCTTCGAGGTTCTTTATGACCCCTCCCCGATTGAATTATGCACCTTCACTCCAGTCTCCAATTACa GACAGTGATCCATTATTAGGACAATCttcatggaaaaacaaaatttcaggcACAGATAGTGAAACACTAGGAGGCTTTCCAGTAGAATTCCTCATTCAAGTG GTTTTACTGCAGGAGCGTACACAAAGGGCTGGCCCTCGGTCGAGAGCACAGCTGAGAACAGGCTGTGAAAAAAGGTATGGTAAG ACCAGGTTATCGAAAATCCTTATGATCAAGAAGGAACACATCAAACAATTGAGAGAGATGaatacagaagcagaaaagctg aaatcatACTCTATGCCAATAGGCATCGAGTTTCAGAGGAGGTACGCAACTATTGTTCTAGATCTTGAACAACTAAACAAAGACTTAAACAAAGTTTTGCATAAAGTTCAGCAGTATTGTTATGAG CTTGCTCCTGACCAAGGCCTCCAGCCTGCCGACCAACCGACAGATCTGAGGCGTAGGTGTGAAGAGGAGGCTCAGGAGATCGTCAGGCAAGCAAATTCCTCAACGACAGGACAGCTTTGTGTTGAGAGTGAAAATTTAACTGATCTTATCTCTAGACTTACAGCAATATTACTGCAAATTAAG TGTCTAGCAGAAGGAGGTGATCTGAATTCCTTTGAATTTAAATCACTAACAGATTCGTTAAATGACATTAAGAATTCAATAGACTCCTCAAATATCAG tTGTTTTCAGAATAACGTTGAGATCCATGTTGCACATATTCAGAGTGGTCTGAGCCAGATGGGAAATTTACATGCTTTTGCAGCTAATAACACCAACAGagactga
- the LIN9 gene encoding protein lin-9 homolog isoform X7, which translates to MPFRNSKRSRLFCEEDDRQINTRSPKRNQKVAMVPQKFNTTMPTPDKKASQKIGLRLRNLLKLPKAHKWCIYEWFYSNIDKPLFEGDNDFCVCLKESFPNLKTRKLTRVEWGKIRRLMGKPRRCSSAFFEEERSALKQKRQKIRLLQQRKVADISQFKDLPEEIPLPLVIGTKVTARLRGVHDGLFTGQIDAVDTLNATYRVTFDRAGLGTHTVPDYEVLSNEPHETMPIAAFGQKQRPSRFFMTPPRLNYAPSLQSPITDSDPLLGQSSWKNKISGTDSETLGGFPVEFLIQVVLLQERTQRAGPRSRAQLRTGCEKRYGKTRLSKILMIKKEHIKQLREMNTEAEKLKSYSMPIGIEFQRRYATIVLDLEQLNKDLNKVLHKVQQYCYELAPDQGLQPADQPTDLRRRCEEEAQEIVRQANSSTTGQLCVESENLTDLISRLTAILLQIKCLAEGGDLNSFEFKSLTDSLNDIKNSIDSSNISCFQNNVEIHVAHIQSGLSQMGNLHAFAANNTNRD; encoded by the exons ATG CCCTTCAGAAATTCAAAACGGAGTCGACTCTTCTGTGAAGAAGATGACAGACAAATAAACACAAGGTCACccaaaagaaatcagaaggTTGCGATGGTTCCACAG AAGTTTAATACAACAATGCCAACACCAGACAAGAAAGCATCACAGAAGATTGGTTTACGGCTTCGTAATCTGCTCAAACTTCCCAAAGCTCACAAGTGGTGTATATATGAATGGTTCTATTCAAATATAGATAA ACCACTATTTGAAGGAGATAATGACTTCTGTGTATGCCTGAAAGAATCTTTTCCAAatttgaaaaccagaaaattgaCAAGAGTAGAGTGGGGGAAAATCAGACGATTAATGGGAAAACCACggag GTGTTCCTctgcattctttgaagaagaaagatCAGCATTAAAACAGAAACGACAGAAAATCAGACTTTTGCAGCAGCGGAAAGTTGCAGATATTTCACAGTTCAAAGATCTTCCAGAAGAAATTCCATTACCACTTGTAATAGGAACAAAAGTTACAG cacGTTTGCGAGGTGTCCATGATGGGCTATTCACTGGACAAATAGATGCTGTAGACACTCTTAATGCCACATACAGAGTGACTTTTGACAGGGCAGGTCTTGGAACACACACAGTCCCAGATTATGAAGTTCTT AGCAATGAGCCTCATGAAACCATGCCAATTGCTGCCTTTGGACAGAAACAACGGCCTTCGAGGTTCTTTATGACCCCTCCCCGATTGAATTATGCACCTTCACTCCAGTCTCCAATTACa GACAGTGATCCATTATTAGGACAATCttcatggaaaaacaaaatttcaggcACAGATAGTGAAACACTAGGAGGCTTTCCAGTAGAATTCCTCATTCAAGTG GTTTTACTGCAGGAGCGTACACAAAGGGCTGGCCCTCGGTCGAGAGCACAGCTGAGAACAGGCTGTGAAAAAAGGTATGGTAAG ACCAGGTTATCGAAAATCCTTATGATCAAGAAGGAACACATCAAACAATTGAGAGAGATGaatacagaagcagaaaagctg aaatcatACTCTATGCCAATAGGCATCGAGTTTCAGAGGAGGTACGCAACTATTGTTCTAGATCTTGAACAACTAAACAAAGACTTAAACAAAGTTTTGCATAAAGTTCAGCAGTATTGTTATGAG CTTGCTCCTGACCAAGGCCTCCAGCCTGCCGACCAACCGACAGATCTGAGGCGTAGGTGTGAAGAGGAGGCTCAGGAGATCGTCAGGCAAGCAAATTCCTCAACGACAGGACAGCTTTGTGTTGAGAGTGAAAATTTAACTGATCTTATCTCTAGACTTACAGCAATATTACTGCAAATTAAG TGTCTAGCAGAAGGAGGTGATCTGAATTCCTTTGAATTTAAATCACTAACAGATTCGTTAAATGACATTAAGAATTCAATAGACTCCTCAAATATCAG tTGTTTTCAGAATAACGTTGAGATCCATGTTGCACATATTCAGAGTGGTCTGAGCCAGATGGGAAATTTACATGCTTTTGCAGCTAATAACACCAACAGagactga